One segment of Rosa chinensis cultivar Old Blush chromosome 6, RchiOBHm-V2, whole genome shotgun sequence DNA contains the following:
- the LOC112172312 gene encoding putative methyltransferase DDB_G0268948 yields MADLFIKQSKQYAMARPGYPEKLFQFIASKAAGHDLAWDVGTGSGQAARSLAEIFKNVVATDTSQKQLDCAPKLPNVRYEHTPPVLTIPEIEQKLAPKSSVDLVTIAQALHWFDLPSFYEQMKWVLKKPNGVIAAWCYTVPRVNNNVDTVFDRFYSIDVEPYWDRARKLVDKKYSTIDFPFEPVSGEDNTGPFEFATERSMGLDDFFTYIRSWSAYQTAKEKGVELLSDEVMEAFKQAWNADGGDGQKAVNYPINLRIGRVGN; encoded by the exons ATGGCGGATCTGttcatcaaacaatcaaagcagTACGCTATGGCTCGGCCAGGTTACCCAGAAAAGCTGTTTCAGTTCATTGCTTCCAAGGCTGCCGGCCACGACCTTGCATGGGACGTCGGCACGGGTAGCGGCCAGGCTGCCCGATCC CTAGCTGAGATCTTCAAGAATGTGGTGGCCACAGACACAAGCCAAAAGCAACTTGATTGCGCTCCAAAACTCCCCAATGTTCGCTATGAGCACACTCCTCCAGTCCTGACCATACCCgaaattgaacaaaaattgGCCCCAAAATCAAGTGTTGATTTAGTGACCATTGCACAAGCCCTCCATTGGTTTGACCTCCCAAGTTTCTACGAACAAATGAAATGGGTGCTGAAGAAACCCAATGGGGTCATTGCTGCATGGTGCTACACTGTGCCTAGAGTTAACAACAATGTAGACACCGTATTCGATCGGTTCTATTCCATTGATGTCGAACCCTACTGGGATCGGGCGCGTAAATTAGTGGACAAGAAGTACAGCACTATTGATTTTCCGTTTGAGCCGGTTAGCGGAGAAGACAATACAGGACCATTCGAGTTTGCTACGGAGAGATCGATGGGTTTGGATGATTTTTTCACGTACATAAGGTCGTGGTCAGCTTATCAGACGGCTAAGGAAAAGGGTGTTGAGCTTCTGAGTGATGAGGTGATGGAGGCATTTAAGCAAGCTTGGAATGCTGATGGCGGAGATGGACAGAAGGCTGTGAACTATCCTATCAATTTAAGAATCGGAAGAGTGGGGAATTAG
- the LOC112170357 gene encoding LIM domain-containing protein WLIM1: MAFAGTTQKCMACDKTVYLVDKLTADNRIYHKACFRCHHCKGTLKLSNYNSFEGVLYCRPHFDQLFKRTGSLDKSFEGTPKIVKPERPVDNEKAVAKASSMFGGTRDKCFGCKKTVYPTEKVSVNGTPYHKMCFKCTHGGCTISPSNYIAHEGRLYCKHHHTQLIKEKGNLSQLEGGGDHDEKVVGATEIAPEI; encoded by the exons atggcaTTTGCAGGAACAACCCAGAAATGCATGGCTTGTGACAAAACTGTGTATCTGGTTGATAAGCTCACAGCTGATAACAGAATCTATCACAAGGCCTGCTTTAGATGCCACCACTGCAAAGGAACCCTCAAG CTCAGCAACTACAATTCATTTGAGGGAGTACTTTACTGCAGGCCACACTTTGATCAACTCTTCAAAAGAACTGGCAGTCTTGACAAAAGCTTTGAAG gCACACCAAAAATTGTAAAACCAGAGAGACCTGTTGATAATGAG AAAGCAGTGGCTAAAGCTTCAAGCATGTTTGGTGGAACCAGGGATAAATGCTTTGGCTGCAAGAAAACTGTTTATCCAACAGAAAAG GTTTCGGTGAATGGAACTCCCTACCACAAGATGTGCTTCAAATGTACACATGGAGGGTGTACAATCAGCCCATCGAACTACATTGCACATGAGGGCCGCCTCTACTGCAAGCACCACCACACCCAACTCATCAAGGAGAAAGGAAACTTGAGCCAACTCGAGGGTGGTGGTGACCATGATGAGAAAGTAGTCGGTGCCACAGAAATTGCTCCTGAAATATGA